One Elephas maximus indicus isolate mEleMax1 chromosome 18, mEleMax1 primary haplotype, whole genome shotgun sequence genomic region harbors:
- the LOC126061376 gene encoding olfactory receptor 5K1-like: MADENHTMKNEFILTGFMDHPELKTFLFVVFFAIYLITMVENLGLVILISKEHHLRTPMYIFLGNLAFVDSCCACAITPKMLKNFFSEDRMVSLYECMTQFYFLCTVETADCFLLAAMAYDRYVAICSPLHYHTMMSKKLCIQMTTGAYIAGNLQSMINVGLLFRLAFCGSNQINHFYCDILPLYRLSCVDPYVNELVLFISSGSIQIFTIGSVLISYLYILLTIFKMKSKEGRVKAFSTCASHFLSVSLFYGSLFFIYIRPNLLKERDQDILAAILFTTVVPLLNPFIYSLRNKEVLSVLRKILKIKSQESLKQMTATVA, translated from the coding sequence ATGGCTGATGAAAATCATACGATGAAAAACGAGTTTATCCTCACAGGATTTATGGATCACCCAGAGCTGAAGACCTTTCTGTTTGTGGTGTTCTTTGCCATCTACCTGATCACCATGGTGGAGAATCTTGGCCTGGTGATATTGATTTCAAAAGAGCATCATCTTCGCACACCAATGTACATCTTTCTGGGCAACCTGGCTTTTGTGGACTCTTGCTGTGCCTGTGCCATTACTCCTAAGATGTTAAAAAACTTCTTTTCTGAGGACAGAATGGTTTCCCTCTATGAATGCATGACACAATTCTATTTTCTTTGCACTGTTGAAACTGCAGACTGCTTTCTCCTGGcagcaatggcctatgaccgctatgtggcaaTATGTAGTCCACTGCACTACCACACCATGATGTCGAAGAAACTCTGCATTCAGATGACCACAGGGGCCTACATAGCTGGGAATCTGCAGTCCATGATTAATGTAGGGCTTTTATTTAGGTTAGCTTTCTGTGGATCTAATCAAATCAACCACTTTTATTGTGATATTCTTCCTTTATACAGACTCTCCTGTGTTGACCCTTATGTTAATGAACTGGTACTGTTTATCTCTTCAGGATCAATTCAGATCTTCACCATAGGCAGTGTCTTAATATCTTATCTCTACATTCTTTTGactattttcaaaatgaaatccaAAGAGGGAAGAGTCAAAGCTTTTTCCACCTGTGCCTCCCACTTTCTGTCTGTCTCATTGTTCTATGGATCTCTTTTCTTTATCTACATTAGACCAAATTTGCTTAAAGAAAGAGATCAGGATATACTAGCTGCTATTTTGTTTACAACAGTAGTTCCCTTACTAAATCCTTTTATTTATAGCCTGAGAAATAAAGAAGTACTAAGTGTCTTGAGAAAAATTCTGAAGATAAAATCTCAAGAAAGTTTGAAACAAATGACAGCTACTGTGGCTTAA